A genomic window from Ignavibacteria bacterium includes:
- a CDS encoding FAD/NAD(P)-binding protein, which translates to MEKIIEKTRTQAKADPMLPFTMKVKKHFWETEDTFTIILEPDEERELGFHFKPGQFNMLYKFGLGESAISISSDSSKTNTISHTIHKVGYVTSALSQLKKGDVIGVRGPFGSSWPVDEAKGKDVIIAAGGIGLAPLRPALYYIFKHRKEYGRVVLLYGSRTGLDMLYRVELEEWEKKHNIEILITVDRGDSSWRGNIGVVTNLFTTIKIDARSTLAMVCGPEIMMKFTIDELKKAGLAESSIYLSMERNMKCAVGFCGHCQYGPNFICKDGPVFNFSKVKKIFDIWEL; encoded by the coding sequence ATGGAAAAGATAATAGAAAAAACAAGGACACAGGCAAAAGCAGACCCGATGCTTCCTTTTACAATGAAAGTAAAGAAACACTTTTGGGAAACCGAGGATACTTTCACCATTATACTTGAACCGGATGAAGAAAGGGAGCTTGGGTTCCATTTCAAGCCCGGGCAGTTCAATATGCTTTATAAATTCGGGCTTGGTGAATCCGCTATTTCCATAAGCTCTGATTCATCCAAAACAAATACTATTTCCCATACAATTCACAAAGTTGGTTATGTAACAAGCGCACTTTCACAGCTTAAAAAAGGTGATGTTATCGGAGTGCGCGGACCTTTCGGTTCAAGCTGGCCTGTGGATGAAGCAAAAGGCAAAGATGTTATCATAGCAGCAGGCGGTATAGGGCTCGCTCCGTTAAGACCTGCACTATATTATATCTTTAAACACAGAAAAGAATACGGAAGGGTTGTGCTGCTCTATGGTTCACGCACCGGGCTTGATATGCTGTACAGGGTAGAGCTGGAAGAGTGGGAAAAGAAGCATAACATAGAGATACTTATTACTGTTGACAGGGGCGACAGCTCATGGCGCGGTAATATAGGCGTGGTAACAAACCTTTTCACAACAATTAAAATAGATGCGCGTTCTACGCTTGCAATGGTATGCGGACCGGAAATTATGATGAAGTTCACAATTGATGAATTAAAAAAAGCCGGACTTGCTGAAAGCAGTATTTATCTTTCTATGGAAAGAAATATGAAATGCGCAGTAGGATTCTGCGGGCATTGCCAGTAC
- a CDS encoding cyclic nucleotide-binding domain-containing protein, whose product MEDLSGILKQHPFIEDLSEEYVKQITGCASNVVFHENDIIFKEGEKAEKFYLIRTGMIALEFNGRDKGMIRIETIGPGQMLGWSWLVSPNIWHFTAHVIEEVRAIAMDGECLRKKCEKDTKMGYEMYKRFSLLLEQRLQSARQQLLKAITNT is encoded by the coding sequence ATGGAAGACCTATCAGGAATTTTAAAACAGCATCCATTTATCGAAGATCTTAGTGAGGAGTACGTTAAGCAGATAACAGGCTGTGCCTCAAATGTAGTTTTTCACGAAAATGATATAATATTCAAAGAAGGTGAAAAAGCAGAGAAATTTTACCTGATAAGAACAGGAATGATAGCACTGGAATTCAACGGAAGAGATAAAGGAATGATACGTATTGAAACTATAGGACCGGGACAAATGCTTGGTTGGAGCTGGCTTGTTTCTCCTAATATATGGCATTTTACTGCACATGTAATAGAAGAAGTAAGAGCTATTGCAATGGATGGAGAATGTTTAAGGAAAAAATGCGAGAAAGATACAAAAATGGGTTATGAGATGTATAAACGGTTCTCTTTGCTGCTCGAGCAAAGGCTTCAGTCAGCCAGGCAGCAGCTTTTAAAAGCAATAACGAATACCTGA
- a CDS encoding 4Fe-4S dicluster domain-containing protein — MKTLDKKSLDKLIQSLKNDGYVTIGPLLKNGAIVYDEINSVKDLPAGFTDEQASGKYKLNSTGNDLLFSYNVGPQSWKKFLFPSRLKLWSAQKNGKSFDIKHNGEAHKKFAFIGVRSCELNAILIQDKVFMNGSFTDSHYKAIRDNIFIVAVNCTKAGATCFCASMNTGPKAHIGYDIAVTEVSAGKDHYFTAEDGSAKGKKLLAALEAPAASAEQKKTAEDAVNAAAEKMGRKLNTKGIKELLYKNFDHPVWEETAAKCLSCANCTLVCPTCFCSTVEDVTDLTGNHTERWRQWDSCFNLEYSKVAGGNFRTTSKARYRQWMTHKLASWEEQFGILGCVGCGRCITWCPVGIDITKQAEQIRSTHRN, encoded by the coding sequence ATGAAAACACTTGATAAAAAAAGTCTTGATAAGCTCATCCAGTCACTTAAAAACGATGGTTATGTAACAATTGGACCCTTACTGAAAAACGGCGCAATAGTTTATGATGAAATAAACAGCGTGAAAGATCTGCCGGCCGGATTTACAGATGAACAGGCTTCCGGTAAATATAAGCTTAACAGCACAGGCAATGATCTTCTATTCTCTTACAATGTTGGTCCTCAATCCTGGAAAAAATTTTTATTCCCCTCACGCCTTAAATTATGGTCAGCCCAAAAGAACGGCAAAAGCTTTGATATCAAACACAATGGCGAAGCTCATAAAAAATTCGCATTTATTGGTGTAAGATCATGCGAGCTAAATGCAATTCTTATCCAGGATAAAGTTTTTATGAACGGCTCATTCACAGACTCCCATTACAAGGCGATCAGAGATAACATTTTTATTGTTGCAGTTAACTGTACAAAAGCAGGGGCTACCTGCTTCTGCGCTTCCATGAATACAGGCCCAAAAGCTCACATTGGCTATGATATTGCTGTTACTGAAGTATCAGCAGGCAAAGATCATTATTTTACTGCAGAAGATGGATCCGCAAAAGGTAAAAAGCTTCTTGCCGCCCTTGAAGCGCCTGCAGCATCAGCTGAACAGAAAAAAACTGCTGAGGATGCTGTTAATGCAGCTGCAGAAAAAATGGGAAGAAAGCTGAATACAAAGGGGATCAAAGAGCTTCTCTATAAGAATTTTGATCATCCTGTGTGGGAAGAGACAGCGGCAAAATGTTTAAGCTGCGCTAACTGCACACTTGTTTGCCCAACCTGTTTCTGTTCAACAGTTGAAGATGTTACAGATCTTACCGGAAATCATACCGAGCGCTGGAGGCAGTGGGATTCATGTTTTAATCTTGAATACTCAAAAGTAGCCGGGGGTAATTTCCGTACTACATCTAAGGCCAGGTACAGGCAGTGGATGACCCATAAGCTTGCTTCATGGGAAGAACAGTTCGGCATATTAGGCTGCGTGGGCTGCGGCAGGTGTATTACCTGGTGCCCAGTCGGTATCGATATTACAAAACAGGCTGAACAGATTAGAAGTACTCACAGAAATTAA
- the queF gene encoding NADPH-dependent 7-cyano-7-deazaguanine reductase QueF, whose translation MKKFNPVNTNPAKTKLLETFENSFPNRNYLIIHRANEFTSVCPKTGQPDFGIISISYIANKKCVELKSLKFYLQSFRNEGIFYENVTNRILEDLVGILKPKWMEVKGEFSVRGGVNSTIIARHGKIKNENT comes from the coding sequence ATGAAAAAGTTCAATCCCGTTAATACCAACCCGGCTAAAACCAAGCTTTTAGAGACATTTGAAAATTCCTTTCCGAATCGAAATTATCTTATTATTCATCGTGCTAATGAATTTACTTCAGTTTGCCCCAAAACTGGCCAGCCGGATTTTGGCATTATCAGTATATCTTATATTGCGAACAAAAAATGCGTAGAGCTCAAATCACTAAAATTTTACCTGCAGTCTTTTCGAAATGAAGGTATTTTTTATGAAAACGTTACCAACCGGATCCTTGAAGATCTTGTTGGTATATTAAAGCCCAAATGGATGGAAGTAAAAGGTGAGTTTTCCGTAAGAGGCGGCGTAAACTCTACCATTATTGCCCGTCATGGCAAAATAAAAAATGAAAACACTTGA
- a CDS encoding T9SS type A sorting domain-containing protein codes for MKPNIYILIITLLLTGTLFSQMPLKRGSELCSERKMSLPHTSLDHDSPNSPKHTFDVLDYKMNLDIRNCFISPYPKSFTGSIIVKFRIDTALNNINLNAVNTSLVISSVGLSGVSFTHTNNILNIVLNRTYNPGEVTEVLINYSHNNVSDGAFYTGNGGLFTDAEPEGARKWFPCWDKPSDKATVDITLKVPANVKIGSNGRLNDSTLTGDTLYYHWVSRDPVTTYLTVLTGKVNYNLNIIYWPKISNPSDLVPIRFYYNSGENPAAMMNMFPNMITYFSQKFGEHGFEKNGFTTAPASGFTWGGMENQTLTTLCANCWSENLISHEFAHQWFGDMISPATWADIWLNEGFATYCEALWYEKTGGYSSYKSDINSDASGYLSSNPGWAMYNPEWAVNTPNTNTLFNTAITYNKGACVLHMLRYTVNDTNVFFNMIRGYATDTANFKHKSAATDDFTAKISQVYGQDLSWFINQWVKQPNHPVYGNVYQFYNNGNGTWKVGFQAIQTQSNSPFHRMPLTLRISFATGSDTTFRVDNTANSQIWIWTFNRQPTAFAFDPNNDIVLKTGSTVAGTVPGVTGISSTNNELPTVFALQQNYPNPFNPVTNIRFDIPKRSFVTLRVYDVTGKGVSEIYSGLSDPGKYTADFDASRLASGVYYYEITASSENGGVIFKDVRKMVLVK; via the coding sequence ATGAAACCCAATATCTACATTCTGATAATCACACTCTTGCTGACAGGCACATTGTTCTCACAAATGCCGCTCAAAAGAGGAAGTGAGCTATGTTCTGAAAGGAAAATGTCGCTCCCTCATACATCTTTAGATCACGACTCACCAAATTCTCCGAAACATACATTTGATGTACTGGATTATAAAATGAACCTGGATATCAGAAATTGTTTTATTTCTCCATATCCCAAAAGCTTTACAGGCAGTATAATAGTAAAATTCAGAATTGATACTGCACTTAACAATATAAACCTGAATGCAGTAAATACATCATTGGTAATCAGCTCAGTCGGTCTTAGCGGGGTTTCATTTACGCATACAAATAATATTCTGAATATAGTATTAAACAGAACATACAATCCCGGTGAAGTAACGGAAGTATTGATAAACTACTCTCACAATAATGTGAGTGACGGCGCTTTTTATACAGGCAATGGCGGGTTGTTCACAGATGCAGAACCTGAAGGTGCACGCAAATGGTTCCCCTGCTGGGATAAGCCATCTGATAAAGCCACAGTTGATATTACATTAAAAGTGCCGGCAAATGTAAAAATAGGTTCAAACGGCAGACTGAATGATTCAACATTAACCGGTGATACTTTATATTATCACTGGGTAAGCAGGGATCCAGTTACAACATATTTAACAGTTCTGACAGGTAAAGTTAATTACAATTTAAATATCATATATTGGCCAAAGATTTCAAATCCGTCAGATCTGGTACCTATCAGGTTTTACTATAACTCAGGTGAAAATCCGGCTGCTATGATGAATATGTTCCCTAATATGATCACATATTTTTCACAGAAGTTCGGCGAACACGGTTTTGAAAAAAATGGTTTTACCACAGCCCCGGCATCAGGTTTTACCTGGGGAGGAATGGAAAATCAAACTTTAACAACATTATGTGCCAACTGCTGGAGCGAAAATTTAATTTCACATGAATTTGCACACCAGTGGTTTGGCGATATGATATCACCTGCTACCTGGGCAGATATATGGCTTAACGAAGGTTTTGCAACATATTGCGAAGCGCTTTGGTATGAAAAAACCGGAGGCTATTCTTCATATAAAAGCGATATAAACTCAGATGCCAGCGGTTACTTAAGCTCAAACCCGGGTTGGGCTATGTATAATCCGGAGTGGGCAGTAAATACTCCGAATACAAATACACTTTTTAATACAGCGATAACTTATAATAAAGGAGCATGTGTACTCCATATGCTTCGCTATACTGTCAATGATACAAATGTATTCTTTAACATGATAAGAGGCTATGCTACTGATACAGCAAACTTTAAACATAAATCAGCTGCAACAGATGATTTTACAGCAAAGATCAGCCAGGTTTACGGACAGGATCTATCCTGGTTCATTAACCAGTGGGTAAAACAGCCGAACCATCCTGTATATGGAAATGTATACCAGTTTTATAATAACGGCAATGGAACGTGGAAAGTTGGCTTCCAGGCAATACAAACTCAATCCAATTCTCCATTCCACCGTATGCCGTTAACATTAAGGATATCTTTCGCAACCGGCTCTGATACTACTTTCAGGGTTGATAATACTGCAAACAGCCAGATCTGGATATGGACCTTTAACCGTCAGCCAACTGCATTCGCATTTGACCCGAATAACGATATAGTTTTAAAAACCGGTTCAACTGTTGCAGGTACTGTACCGGGGGTTACCGGAATATCATCAACAAATAACGAGCTGCCCACTGTATTTGCATTACAGCAAAATTATCCTAACCCGTTCAACCCGGTAACAAATATCAGGTTTGATATTCCGAAACGTTCATTTGTTACATTAAGAGTATACGATGTAACAGGAAAAGGCGTTAGTGAAATATACAGCGGCTTAAGCGATCCGGGTAAATATACAGCAGATTTCGATGCATCCAGGCTGGCATCAGGAGTATATTACTACGAAATCACAGCAAGCTCAGAAAACGGCGGAGTTATTTTTAAAGATGTGAGAAAAATGGTATTGGTAAAATAA
- a CDS encoding T9SS type A sorting domain-containing protein: protein MKFIFYILTALILVPALFSQEVQKRGSDLCSERKRSMIHNFYAGDSPNSPKHSFDVLDYKLNLDIRSCFITPFPRSFTGSVIVKFRIDTALSSINLNAINTSITVSSVGLSGVSFTHTGNILNITLNRVYNPGEITEVLVNYSHNNVNDGSIYTGNGGFFTDAPPEGARKWFPCWDKPSDKATVDITVKVPANVKIGSNGKLNDSTLTGDTLYYHWVSRDPVATYLVVLTGKVNYNLNIVYWPKISNPADSIPLRFYFNAGENPTAMQSALVNMTTYFSQKFGEHGFEKNGFATAPAPGFNWAGMENQTLSTLCPNCWNENLVSHEYAHQWFGDLVTCATWADVWLNEGFATYCESLWYEKTGGYTAYKNDINTTAAAYLNSNPGWPIYNPQWAVVTPDINTLYNTAITYNKGACVLHMLRYVLNDTNVFFNCLRGYAMDTAEFKYKSATTDDFTAKISQVAGQDLSWFMDQWVKQPNHPVYANLYQFADLGNGSWNVGFQAKQTQSNTPFHRMPLTVKITFASGPDSTFRVDNTTNNQIWIWTFNRQPTAFAFDPNNDIVLKTGTTTAGVVPGTIGISINTGILPKVFSLQQNYPNPFNPVTNIKFEIPKTSNVTLNIFDITGKLVNELYNGYSEPGVYTADFNGTELASGVYYYELTASTINGGVVFKDVKKMVIVK from the coding sequence ATGAAATTCATATTTTACATTTTAACAGCTCTCATTCTTGTGCCGGCACTTTTCTCACAGGAAGTTCAAAAAAGAGGTTCTGATCTTTGTTCTGAAAGAAAAAGATCAATGATACATAACTTTTATGCGGGTGATTCCCCTAACTCTCCGAAACACTCATTTGATGTGCTTGATTACAAGCTGAACCTGGATATCAGAAGCTGTTTTATTACACCATTCCCCAGATCATTCACAGGAAGCGTGATAGTGAAATTCAGAATTGATACTGCATTAAGCTCAATTAATCTGAATGCAATAAATACATCCATTACAGTAAGCTCTGTTGGTTTAAGCGGTGTTTCTTTCACTCATACAGGAAATATTCTGAATATTACATTAAACCGTGTATATAATCCCGGGGAAATTACCGAAGTGCTTGTAAATTACTCACACAATAATGTAAATGACGGTTCTATTTATACAGGTAACGGCGGGTTTTTTACAGATGCTCCTCCGGAAGGAGCGCGCAAGTGGTTCCCATGCTGGGATAAACCCTCTGATAAAGCAACAGTAGATATTACCGTAAAAGTACCGGCTAATGTAAAAATTGGTTCAAACGGCAAGCTAAACGATTCAACTTTAACAGGTGATACTTTGTATTATCACTGGGTAAGCCGTGACCCTGTTGCCACTTATCTTGTGGTACTTACGGGTAAGGTAAATTATAATCTGAATATAGTTTACTGGCCTAAAATTTCAAATCCAGCAGACAGTATTCCCCTGAGATTTTATTTTAATGCAGGAGAAAATCCAACAGCAATGCAATCAGCGCTTGTGAATATGACCACATACTTTTCACAGAAATTCGGTGAGCACGGATTTGAAAAAAACGGATTTGCAACTGCTCCTGCTCCGGGTTTTAACTGGGCTGGAATGGAAAACCAGACACTTTCTACATTATGCCCTAATTGCTGGAATGAAAACCTTGTTTCTCACGAATACGCACATCAATGGTTTGGAGACCTTGTGACCTGCGCTACTTGGGCGGATGTTTGGCTGAATGAAGGATTTGCAACTTACTGTGAATCTTTATGGTACGAAAAAACCGGAGGTTATACTGCGTATAAAAATGATATAAATACCACAGCTGCCGCTTATCTTAACAGTAACCCGGGCTGGCCGATATATAATCCGCAGTGGGCTGTAGTAACACCTGATATCAATACCCTGTATAATACAGCAATAACTTATAATAAAGGAGCATGTGTATTGCATATGCTTAGATATGTGCTTAATGATACCAATGTTTTCTTTAATTGTTTGCGCGGTTATGCAATGGATACTGCCGAGTTTAAATATAAATCTGCAACAACAGATGATTTCACAGCAAAGATAAGCCAGGTTGCAGGACAGGACCTATCATGGTTCATGGACCAATGGGTCAAACAGCCTAATCACCCGGTTTACGCAAACCTGTACCAGTTTGCAGATCTCGGAAACGGAAGCTGGAATGTCGGATTCCAGGCAAAGCAGACCCAGTCAAACACGCCGTTTCACAGAATGCCTTTGACAGTAAAAATAACTTTTGCTTCTGGACCTGATTCAACCTTCCGGGTAGATAACACAACAAATAACCAGATATGGATCTGGACATTCAACAGGCAGCCAACTGCTTTTGCTTTTGACCCGAACAATGATATAGTATTGAAAACAGGCACTACTACAGCAGGTGTTGTACCGGGAACCATCGGGATTTCTATAAATACCGGCATACTGCCTAAGGTTTTTTCCCTTCAGCAGAACTACCCGAATCCATTTAACCCGGTTACAAATATAAAGTTTGAAATACCGAAAACTTCAAATGTTACTTTGAATATCTTTGATATCACCGGAAAGCTGGTTAATGAATTATATAATGGATATAGTGAACCCGGGGTATATACTGCAGATTTTAACGGAACTGAACTTGCTTCAGGGGTTTATTATTATGAATTAACTGCAAGCACAATAAACGGCGGTGTAGTTTTTAAAGATGTAAAGAAGATGGTAATAGTAAAATAA
- a CDS encoding metallophosphoesterase, with the protein MKHRYIYLLFFLLFQPVTFTGQTVIFNSNDDTTDISTTDFDGPYIIYRNNSAIIKQVLKGTNGFYVKTDSTDKNIKGRSITCNINESLSFATQLKDTLINERCVFEMPEKLIAISDIEGNFAAFRDFLINNGVINTGNQWVFGNGHLVLVGDFFDRGLNVTECLWFIYHLEQEAVKNGGYVHFILGNHEIMNMNDDIRYVRKKYFETSKLMDEDYKNLYKPTTELGRWLETKNIAQKIGSYLFLHGGISEELNLLYPGIEEINTKSRNYYFRSKAAKQSGDTLVSTIFRSKYSPFWYRGYVQQTIKEDSLNLTLKIFDVNKIVVGHTIVDDVKYFYNSKVIAIDTDHASGDTEGLLIENGIEYRVDISGNRSTVK; encoded by the coding sequence ATGAAACATCGGTATATTTACCTATTATTTTTTCTGCTGTTTCAGCCGGTTACTTTTACAGGTCAAACTGTTATCTTTAACTCAAATGACGATACAACGGATATATCAACTACAGATTTTGACGGCCCATATATAATTTACAGGAATAATTCTGCAATAATAAAGCAGGTTCTAAAAGGTACAAACGGTTTCTATGTTAAAACTGATTCAACTGATAAAAATATAAAAGGCAGATCAATAACATGTAATATCAATGAATCTCTTTCATTTGCAACTCAGCTCAAAGATACATTAATCAACGAAAGATGCGTTTTCGAAATGCCGGAAAAGCTGATAGCAATTTCTGATATTGAAGGTAATTTCGCTGCGTTCAGAGATTTTCTTATTAATAACGGTGTAATAAATACCGGTAATCAATGGGTATTCGGCAACGGACACCTGGTTCTTGTTGGTGATTTTTTTGACAGGGGTTTGAATGTTACTGAATGCCTCTGGTTCATTTATCACCTTGAGCAGGAAGCTGTAAAAAACGGGGGCTACGTTCACTTTATACTTGGCAACCATGAAATAATGAATATGAACGATGACATTCGTTATGTCAGGAAAAAATATTTCGAAACATCAAAGCTTATGGATGAAGATTACAAAAACCTTTATAAACCAACTACTGAGCTTGGCAGATGGCTTGAGACTAAAAATATCGCTCAAAAGATAGGGTCATACTTATTTCTTCATGGGGGTATATCGGAAGAATTGAATTTACTTTATCCCGGTATTGAAGAAATTAATACCAAATCAAGAAATTATTATTTCAGGAGCAAAGCAGCCAAACAAAGCGGCGATACGCTTGTAAGTACAATTTTCAGGTCAAAGTATTCCCCATTCTGGTACAGGGGTTATGTTCAGCAAACTATTAAAGAAGATTCACTCAACTTAACACTGAAAATATTTGATGTAAACAAAATTGTTGTGGGACATACGATAGTTGATGATGTTAAGTATTTCTATAACAGCAAAGTTATCGCAATAGATACTGATCATGCATCAGGTGATACTGAAGGATTATTAATAGAAAACGGAATTGAATACAGGGTTGATATTTCCGGAAACAGATCGACCGTAAAATAA
- a CDS encoding class III cytochrome C family protein, with protein MKKIYVTIVTLIILGLMYVYPHIMLNPGELVSGHQNIKTECFSCHKPFWGISNEKCIVCHNISEIGSEKTNGIISNKILFHKSLTTQSCSSCHTDHIGLKPLNSISKFYHELVSEDILNNCKGCHITPADNKHIKYKTECGSCHTTKKWNDINAFKHEFILENEVQNCNTCHKNPGDEFHSGITENCNACHSTIKWKPSTFDHSSKFILDSDHNTKCITCHTNNNYKAYTCYGCHEHTAGNILSEHNEEGINNIDDCVSCHKSADEKDMKEQNNKKNKMENNRNDEEEDED; from the coding sequence ATGAAAAAAATTTACGTTACAATTGTTACCCTAATTATATTAGGACTAATGTATGTATACCCGCATATTATGTTAAACCCGGGAGAGCTTGTCAGCGGGCATCAAAATATTAAAACAGAATGCTTTTCATGCCATAAACCCTTTTGGGGAATATCAAATGAGAAATGTATTGTATGCCATAACATTTCTGAAATTGGTTCAGAAAAAACAAACGGTATAATCAGCAATAAAATACTCTTTCATAAAAGTTTAACAACACAAAGTTGTTCGTCCTGTCATACCGATCATATTGGTTTAAAACCACTGAATTCCATCAGCAAATTTTATCATGAATTGGTTTCTGAAGATATACTAAACAATTGTAAGGGTTGTCATATAACACCTGCTGATAACAAACATATAAAATATAAAACTGAATGCGGAAGCTGTCATACAACAAAAAAATGGAATGATATAAATGCCTTCAAACATGAATTCATTCTTGAGAATGAAGTACAAAACTGCAATACTTGTCATAAAAATCCGGGTGATGAATTCCATTCCGGAATTACTGAAAATTGCAATGCTTGCCATAGCACCATCAAATGGAAACCATCAACCTTTGATCATTCTTCTAAGTTCATTCTGGATAGTGACCATAACACGAAGTGCATAACATGCCACACAAATAATAATTACAAAGCCTATACATGCTACGGTTGCCACGAACACACTGCAGGAAACATCTTAAGTGAACACAATGAAGAAGGAATAAACAATATTGATGATTGTGTTTCCTGTCATAAAAGCGCAGATGAAAAAGATATGAAAGAACAAAATAACAAGAAGAACAAAATGGAAAATAACCGTAACGATGAAGAAGAAGATGAAGATTAA